One segment of Castanea sativa cultivar Marrone di Chiusa Pesio chromosome 3, ASM4071231v1 DNA contains the following:
- the LOC142628551 gene encoding uncharacterized protein LOC142628551 has translation MNLVRKMGWILMAEARLLPPFDDRRSLSHWSVMNIIAWNCRGALNPEFQNHVRELVQHHNPAMLIVMETRVGADRAKEITDRLPFDEAIHTETIGYAGGLWLLWKSDRVIVKPLATTEQEIHVSVKVRPSDSECIFSAVYASPRFNERCVLWNNLVNVASLHSSPWIIAGDFNEVLADDEKYGGRVVNANRALLFKDCLDARNMVDLGFSGPRFTWSNRRGFRNLIQERLDRFFGNPKWCTLYPNTRVSHLTRVHSDHCPILLEFEPGASIRLNRPFKFQSFWLNDLSFPNIVRDAWGQSNRLNTVVEKFTKDATAWN, from the coding sequence ATGAATCTTGTGAGGAAAATGGGATGGATTTTGATGGCGGAGGCGAGGCTTCTGCCTCCCTTTGATGATCGCCGCTCTCTCAGTCATTGGTCAGTCATGAATATCATTGCGTGGAACTGTAGGGGTGCTCTGAATCCCGAATTTCAGAACCATGTAAGGGAGTTGGTTCAACACCATAATCCAGCCATGCTTATTGTAATGGAAACTCGTGTTGGCGCGGACAGAGCTAAAGAGATCACGGATAGGCTTCCTTTTGACGAGGCCATCCATACGGAAACTATAGGGTACGCAGGCGGGCTGTGGCTGCTGTGGAAGTCTGATAGGGTCATAGTAAAACCACTTGCCACCACCGAGCAAGAAATTCATGTCTCTGTCAAGGTGAGACCTTCTGACTCTGAATGCATTTTCTCTGCTGTCTATGCTAGTCCTAGATTTAATGAACGTTGTGTGTTGTGGAATAATCTTGTTAATGTGGCTAGTTTGCATAGTAGTCCATGGATTATTGCAGGGGATTTTAATGAAGTTTTGGCAGATGATGAGAAATATGGGGGTAGGGTAGTGAATGCTAATCGGGCCCTTCTTTTTAAGGATTGCTTGGATGCTCGTAATATGGTGGACTTAGGTTTCTCAGGACCAAGATTCACCTGGTCTAATCGTCGGGGATTTCGGAACCTCATCCAAGAAAGGCTGGACAGATTTTTTGGGAACCCTAAGTGGTGCACCCTATACCCTAATACAAGGGTGTCTCATCTAACTCGCGTTCATTCGGATCACTGCCCAATTTTGCTAGAGTTCGAGCCGGGGGCTAGCATCAGGCTGAACAGGCCCTTTAAATTTCAAAGCTTCTGGCTCAATGACCTGTCCTTTCCTAATATAGTAAGGGATGCTTGGGGTCAGTCAAACCGACTTAATACAGTAGTGGAAAAATTTACCAAAGATGCTACTGCTTGGAACTGA